The Alkalihalobacillus sp. TS-13 genomic interval AAGATCTTTAAAAAGCTGCGGGGTCTCGCTTAGTTGGCTGTCCCGCAGGAGTCTTGCATATTTTCACTTCCCTAACCTTTCACTACCTTCCTTTACAACATTCCAATAGCAACAAACAATAAGCCTAAAAAAAAGAAACCCATCCGAAAATGAGTTTTTGTGTACGATCTGCGAGAATGTCATAGCATTTTATTCAATTTATCTTAGGTACGTTGATAATTAGACATTACTTTGCTGACATAACCTTTCGTTTCGGAAAACGGAGGGATTCCATTATAGCGATCGACATTCCCAGGCCCAGCATTATAAGCGGCAAGCGCATTCTGGATATTACCGTCATAGCGATTAAGCATTTGTCTTAAATATTTCGCTCCACCCATGATGTTCTCTTCAGGATTATAAGGATTTCTGACACCAAGACCCTCAGCGGTTTTCGGCATCAGCTGCATCAATCCCATCGCACCTGCAGGACTGGTACTCAAGGCATTGAAACTCGATTCTTGTTTGATGACAGCTTCAATCAAGTTCGGATCAAGATTGTACTTCGCCGCTGCTTTGTTAATATATGTACGATACTGATTGTTGGTTGATATAGTCGGAGTCTTGTCCGTCAGTGGATTCTTCATCATGACTGCCGAATTCAATTCCATTGGTTTCATGTTGTTATCACTTGTAGCAGTATCAGGTTTAATAAATGACTGGAGAGCTTCCTCAAACATCCTACTCCATGGTGAATCGACAGAAGAAGTTTTCGGTCCAATCTGAAATTGGCTCAGTGATTGTAGTTCTATTAATGATCGGATCAGTTGACTGTTCAAACGTCATCCCTACTTTCATAAACTACCTTCATCATAGCAAACGGCATTCCCATAAACAACGAATTTTGACAAAAATTTCATATCACAATCCGTAGATTCGGTTCAAACGCGTTTACGATTGAAGAAGCGCTCGATTTTATTCGGCGTGTTTCGTTGTGGAATGTGGTAGGTTTCAAGAAGGTTGTGGAATTCTTGTTCGCCAGTCTTGCGGTCACCGACTTCGTATTCCAGTTCAAAGTCTTCTGTTCCAAGATAAGTGGAATGATCAAATACAAGTAAACCGGATTTATATGCTCTTTCAACTCTTGAAGTGACAAGAGACCCTAAGCATTTTAACTTGCTGGATTCGATTCCGAAAGTGTCTTCAAGTAAATCCAGCATCTCACTTGGATCGACTCTACGACCATTAATCAAGTTCAAGGCAGTTGCTTCTGATAGTACTTCATGCGCTTCAAGCAGTCCGTCATCTTGAGGTCGTTTCAGAGTGAATGTATAGTTGTTCTTTTTATGACGGATACGGAGAGCACATCCTTTTTCTTTTAACGAAAAATCCTCGGTATCAAAATAATGATTCGTTTGCTCGATAAAAGAATCATCCGATATAGAGAAGGCAGCACATAGAGAATTGAATTCTTCTTCAGTAACGAGATTCTTAAGTTCAATTTCGATTTCTTGTTTCATAATATCGGTCACCTCATATGACATTCATTTCCGTGTCATTATCTCATATGAGGATACGTGCTACAATTTTAATTTGAGATTTAAAATATGATACACTTAATAAGGAGTTTTAAAAAAGAGGACTGTTTTCGTATGAATTGTAGTTCTACAATTTGGAAATATACTCGCTATCCGCGGGTTATAGAAAAGCAGAAGCGCCCCGTTTAGTCACGCAGGTCACTGGAGGACTGACGAGGAGGCTCGAACCAAACAAAAACTTGGTTCTGCGTGGGCTAACTCATGAGGATGTCAATCAATGTGTTGCCGGCACAGAAAGTTTGAAGTGATCCAAGTACTGGTCGCTGAGCTAGACATCACTTCATGTATGGAGCCCTAGATCTGCAAGCCTCATCAGCTCACTGTACAGGATCTCAACACAAAAATGAAATCATTTTCTTGTCTGCGATGGGAATTCTTAGAAGCTCGCCTTATGCTGGCTTCGACGTTCACCACAAGACCACGGCCTACACTGCATCCTTGTAGTTTTGCACCGAGTAACGGCAGGCGCAGGACGTGGTGGTAATTAGTCGAAGTTCATCATTATACTCGAAGATCCTTTAAAAGCTTGCGGAGTCTCGCATATTTCCTTTTTTAGATAAAAACTTTTAGAAAACAGCTATAAAGTAAAACAAAGCATATCGATTTATTTTTAGGAGGACCATTATGACTACGAGATTAGAAGTGACATCAAGTGAGATTTTTGAAGATAGGGTCGAGTTTGGGAGCAATAGCGAAAACCTGTCTGGGGATGTTAGCCTGGCACCTTCCGAACAAGTACTCGTAGACTCTGATGCTTTATCTTTCATTTATATATTAGAAACGACGGATAGTTTCATTTACGTTTCATTTCCAAAAGAACAATGGAATGCATTGAAAACAGTGATTACAGAAGAGAAGGATGCTTTTCTGAAATTATCTAACCATGAACCTCTAAGTTTGAAAGGATTAAAATGGGAATTAGAGTATTTGATCGAAAACATTTCTGGAAATGCAAATTACGGTAACGAAATGATGAAAAGTGTTGAGGAGATCTTTCAACCGA includes:
- a CDS encoding CYTH domain-containing protein yields the protein MKQEIEIELKNLVTEEEFNSLCAAFSISDDSFIEQTNHYFDTEDFSLKEKGCALRIRHKKNNYTFTLKRPQDDGLLEAHEVLSEATALNLINGRRVDPSEMLDLLEDTFGIESSKLKCLGSLVTSRVERAYKSGLLVFDHSTYLGTEDFELEYEVGDRKTGEQEFHNLLETYHIPQRNTPNKIERFFNRKRV